From a single Chitinophaga sp. Cy-1792 genomic region:
- a CDS encoding multidrug effflux MFS transporter has protein sequence MTTTTISPSRFFFLILILGALTALGPFSIDMYLPGFPAIAKDFGTDVTTIGFSLTSFFIGISAGQLLYGPLLDRYGRKRPLYAGLILYIAASIGCIYSHSIQSLIILRFFQAIGSCAATVAAVAMVRDIFPVQDNARVFALLMLVVGASPMVAPAVGGYITAAFGWHTVFLILTVLGILILVSSLLWLPESYQPDHSISLKPRPIITNFLAVLGNAQFTTYALAGACSFAGIFAYVSGSPKVFMELFSVSAKVYGWIFAGLSVGFIGCSQVNSILLRRFQSTQILPYALTFQSVFGILIAATAMLHLLTLPVLIVLLFGYLCCLGFVNPNTAALCLAPFSKNAGSASAVMGALQLGIGAITSAAVSAVKTPDAMPMAITLAACGITALAALLIGRRFIKSGTIQSAGNNVVLH, from the coding sequence TTGACTACAACAACGATATCGCCCTCGCGGTTCTTTTTTTTGATTTTAATTTTAGGAGCACTGACAGCGCTCGGACCATTTTCCATAGACATGTACCTCCCGGGATTCCCGGCCATAGCAAAAGATTTTGGCACCGACGTCACTACGATTGGCTTTTCTCTCACCAGCTTCTTCATTGGCATATCCGCCGGACAGCTGCTCTACGGCCCACTACTGGACCGATATGGCCGTAAACGCCCGCTGTATGCCGGACTGATTCTTTACATTGCTGCCTCCATCGGCTGCATCTACAGCCATTCGATTCAAAGCCTTATTATTCTTAGGTTTTTTCAGGCCATCGGTAGCTGCGCGGCCACAGTAGCCGCTGTAGCCATGGTAAGAGATATATTTCCCGTGCAGGACAACGCCAGGGTATTTGCCCTGTTAATGCTGGTAGTGGGTGCCTCTCCCATGGTAGCTCCCGCTGTTGGCGGCTATATCACTGCTGCTTTTGGCTGGCATACCGTATTCCTGATACTGACAGTATTGGGCATATTGATACTGGTTTCCAGCCTGTTATGGCTCCCGGAAAGCTACCAGCCCGATCACAGCATCTCCCTGAAACCCAGGCCCATCATCACCAACTTCCTCGCGGTACTGGGGAATGCACAGTTTACTACTTACGCCCTCGCAGGCGCCTGCAGCTTTGCCGGCATATTCGCCTACGTTTCCGGCTCTCCGAAAGTATTCATGGAACTATTCAGTGTAAGCGCCAAAGTGTACGGCTGGATTTTCGCCGGGCTTTCCGTAGGTTTTATCGGCTGCAGTCAGGTAAACAGTATTTTGCTCCGCAGGTTCCAAAGTACACAGATACTCCCCTATGCACTGACCTTCCAGTCTGTATTCGGTATCCTGATCGCGGCAACAGCCATGCTGCACCTGCTTACGCTGCCGGTACTCATTGTATTGCTGTTTGGATATCTCTGCTGCCTTGGATTTGTCAATCCCAATACTGCCGCCCTTTGCCTGGCGCCGTTTTCCAAAAATGCAGGTAGTGCATCTGCCGTCATGGGTGCACTGCAACTGGGTATTGGCGCCATCACTTCCGCAGCCGTAAGTGCTGTAAAAACGCCGGATGCCATGCCAATGGCCATCACACTGGCGGCATGCGGCATCACAGCACTGGCAGCCCTCCTCATCGGCAGAAGGTTTATTAAGTCGGGAACCATACAATCTGCCGGCAATAACGTTGTACTACACTAA
- the dusB gene encoding tRNA dihydrouridine synthase DusB produces the protein MVKIDNITLPDFPLLLAPMEDVSDPPFRVVCKENGADLMYTEFISSDGLIRDAIKCRRKLDFFEFERPIGIQIFGGDEDSLAMAAKIVDVTNPDLLDINFGCPVKKVAGRGAGAGVLKDLDLMVKLTEACVKATKLPVTVKTRLGWDDDTKNIEEVAERLQDVGIKALAIHGRTRCQMYKGEADWTLIGKVKNNPRIHIPIIGNGDINTPQKALEYKNRYGVDGIMIGRAAIHYPWIFREIKHYIQTGELMAGPTLEERIAVSKKHLHESIKWKGPVQGINEMRGCYAGYLKGLPEIKQFRSRLVTLKTEEEVVAVLDEIEAYYKGIELQRQEIELIDYHQNCPL, from the coding sequence CTGGTGAAAATTGATAACATAACGCTCCCTGATTTTCCGCTGTTACTGGCTCCTATGGAGGATGTCAGTGACCCGCCATTCCGTGTGGTATGCAAAGAAAACGGGGCTGATCTGATGTATACGGAATTTATTTCAAGTGATGGACTGATCCGTGATGCCATCAAGTGTCGCCGCAAGCTGGATTTCTTTGAATTTGAACGACCTATAGGTATTCAGATATTTGGAGGTGATGAAGACAGTCTGGCCATGGCGGCTAAGATTGTGGATGTCACTAATCCGGACCTGCTGGACATCAATTTCGGTTGTCCGGTGAAAAAAGTAGCAGGCAGGGGTGCCGGTGCAGGTGTATTGAAAGATTTAGACCTGATGGTAAAGCTTACGGAGGCTTGCGTAAAGGCCACAAAGCTGCCCGTTACGGTCAAAACCCGCCTGGGATGGGATGATGATACCAAAAATATAGAAGAGGTGGCAGAAAGGCTGCAGGATGTCGGGATTAAAGCCCTGGCTATCCACGGCCGCACCCGTTGCCAGATGTACAAAGGAGAAGCAGACTGGACGCTGATCGGAAAAGTGAAGAATAACCCACGTATCCATATCCCGATTATCGGAAATGGCGATATCAATACACCGCAAAAAGCGCTGGAGTATAAAAACCGCTACGGTGTTGACGGCATCATGATTGGCCGTGCTGCCATTCACTACCCGTGGATATTCCGTGAGATCAAACATTATATACAAACAGGTGAACTGATGGCAGGTCCGACACTGGAAGAACGTATCGCCGTAAGTAAAAAGCACCTGCACGAATCTATAAAGTGGAAAGGTCCGGTACAAGGTATCAATGAAATGCGTGGCTGCTATGCCGGCTATCTGAAAGGACTGCCGGAAATAAAACAGTTCAGAAGCAGGCTGGTAACCCTGAAAACGGAAGAAGAAGTGGTGGCCGTACTGGACGAAATTGAAGCCTACTACAAAGGCATTGAGCTGCAACGCCAGGAAATAGAGCTGATAGACTACCATCAGAATTGCCCTTTATAG
- a CDS encoding ABC transporter permease, producing MLKNYLKTALRNLLKHKTFSLLNIFGLSIGIVCAGLILLWVENELTYNANITHKENIQQIELNWNQNNSLRTFTSTPGPLGATALATIPGIVSYCRSTEDQVQALFNFQNKPTYANGKYVDNTFFSIFQCHFLEGNPQTAFSQPNSLVITPRTAEKFFHTKQNVLGKTILVNNATTYTISGLVNDLPDNATVKYEWLAPLENFYPNPQQYLSSWTNCGLETYLQTTPGADLNKINDGLSAIMRSKMPNSINSTVLLNANDWHLRNVFKNGKQTGGTIEFVQLLSIIAGIILLIACINFMNMATARSEQRSKEVGVRKALGAPKGKLVVQFLIESLLQAALAGIIAICIIALVLPAFNALVGKTLLLNLLQPQHLLIFTAIILVSGLLAGSYPALYLSGFQPLAILKGSKVNTAGATFIRKGLVVTQFTISISLIIATIIIYQQIKHAKTRDIGLNMEQLMSITVEKEDVKQFDVIRQDLLNTGVVKSVALADYNPLNGGNNTDEFYWEGKPTTNRTITSIRCINKDFIATAGMKIIDGNNFLAEGTDSTNVIINEAMAKQMGSGSVVGKNLFIGEGKAQMNLRVAGVVKDYVYGDVYGNPDPVVFFNFPSEANRIYLKLLPVNDLESALKKIGTVITTHNPAYPFRYSFTNDQFNAMFNTEIMLQKLSRIFATIAILISCLGLFGLSAYTAERRTREIGIRKVLGASSFGITTMLSVDFLKLILLSILISFPVSWWLMSHWLLRFPYHISIGPMVFIVAGLTALIITMATISFQSIKASIADPAKSLKAE from the coding sequence ATGCTTAAGAACTACCTGAAAACAGCACTGCGTAATCTGCTGAAACATAAAACTTTCAGCCTGCTGAATATCTTCGGACTAAGTATCGGTATCGTTTGCGCCGGACTTATTCTACTCTGGGTGGAAAATGAACTGACCTATAACGCCAACATTACACATAAGGAAAATATCCAGCAGATAGAACTCAACTGGAACCAGAACAACAGCCTGCGCACCTTTACCTCCACTCCCGGCCCACTGGGCGCAACCGCCCTCGCCACTATTCCCGGCATCGTTTCCTATTGCCGCAGCACGGAAGACCAGGTGCAGGCACTCTTCAACTTTCAGAACAAACCCACATATGCCAATGGCAAATATGTAGACAATACCTTCTTCTCCATATTCCAGTGCCACTTCCTGGAAGGCAATCCACAAACGGCTTTCAGTCAGCCCAACAGCCTTGTTATCACTCCCCGTACCGCAGAGAAATTCTTCCATACAAAACAAAATGTGCTGGGAAAAACCATCCTGGTGAATAACGCCACCACCTATACGATTTCTGGTCTGGTCAATGATCTCCCGGATAATGCCACTGTAAAATATGAATGGCTCGCCCCATTGGAAAACTTTTACCCCAACCCCCAGCAGTACCTGAGCAGCTGGACTAACTGCGGACTCGAAACATACCTGCAAACCACACCTGGTGCAGATCTTAATAAAATTAACGATGGCTTGTCAGCCATCATGCGCAGCAAAATGCCTAACAGTATCAACAGTACGGTACTGCTCAATGCGAACGACTGGCACCTGCGCAACGTTTTTAAAAATGGTAAACAGACAGGTGGCACCATAGAGTTCGTACAGCTGCTGAGTATCATCGCTGGTATTATTCTGCTCATCGCCTGCATCAACTTCATGAATATGGCCACTGCCCGAAGTGAACAGCGCTCCAAAGAAGTGGGCGTGCGCAAAGCTTTAGGCGCCCCCAAAGGCAAACTGGTGGTACAATTCCTCATTGAATCGCTGTTACAGGCTGCACTGGCAGGTATCATTGCCATATGCATTATCGCACTGGTACTGCCGGCATTCAACGCATTGGTGGGAAAAACGCTGTTGCTTAATTTGCTGCAACCTCAACATCTGCTGATCTTTACGGCTATTATCCTGGTATCGGGTTTACTGGCTGGCAGCTATCCGGCCCTTTACCTGTCAGGGTTTCAGCCATTAGCCATCCTGAAAGGATCAAAGGTCAATACAGCCGGTGCTACGTTCATACGAAAAGGCCTGGTGGTTACACAGTTCACCATTTCCATATCACTGATCATTGCCACTATCATCATCTACCAGCAAATAAAACATGCTAAAACAAGGGATATCGGATTAAACATGGAGCAACTGATGTCTATCACCGTCGAAAAAGAAGACGTAAAACAATTCGATGTGATCCGTCAGGACCTGCTGAATACCGGCGTGGTGAAAAGCGTTGCCCTGGCTGATTACAACCCACTTAATGGTGGCAATAATACAGATGAATTCTACTGGGAAGGAAAACCAACCACCAACAGAACTATTACTTCCATCCGTTGTATTAATAAGGATTTCATTGCTACTGCAGGCATGAAAATCATCGACGGCAATAATTTCCTTGCGGAAGGTACAGATAGTACCAACGTCATCATCAATGAGGCAATGGCGAAACAGATGGGAAGCGGTAGTGTAGTAGGGAAAAATCTGTTCATAGGAGAAGGTAAAGCTCAAATGAATTTACGTGTAGCCGGTGTCGTTAAAGATTATGTTTATGGCGATGTGTACGGCAATCCGGACCCGGTCGTATTCTTCAATTTCCCTTCCGAAGCCAACAGGATCTACCTGAAACTCTTGCCGGTAAATGACCTGGAGTCTGCACTCAAAAAAATAGGAACGGTCATTACTACCCACAATCCGGCATATCCTTTCCGGTATAGCTTTACAAATGATCAGTTTAATGCCATGTTCAATACGGAAATTATGCTACAGAAACTCAGCCGCATTTTCGCCACCATCGCGATCCTGATCAGCTGCCTCGGCCTCTTCGGTTTATCTGCCTATACTGCTGAACGCCGTACCAGGGAAATAGGTATCCGCAAGGTGCTGGGCGCAAGTTCCTTTGGCATCACCACTATGCTATCGGTAGATTTCCTTAAACTGATATTGCTCAGCATACTAATCTCCTTCCCTGTATCGTGGTGGCTGATGAGTCACTGGTTGCTGCGTTTCCCTTACCACATCAGCATAGGGCCAATGGTATTCATTGTTGCAGGCCTCACTGCGCTGATTATTACCATGGCTACTATCTCCTTCCAATCTATCAAAGCTTCTATCGCTGATCCGGCAAAAAGTCTGAAAGCAGAATAA
- a CDS encoding nuclear transport factor 2 family protein, giving the protein MFRFKTLMVAAVCIAAVSCTYPSEKHDPLTNSSTQIPDSTFRYEVRFRDQQQIEKVIYSFAENFDNVKLERCLEYMDDSISGEIDGVVLHGKTHFSDRIFDLAASVKDAHFQQRHLLSNMQFEATTNDTVKVSMYCANVWTDLKSGEIDLLSVGYYKGKMVKKNDKWLIATLNSLPDSRLVKRFYNLPLDSVNKKQPL; this is encoded by the coding sequence ATGTTTAGATTTAAGACCCTGATGGTTGCAGCTGTATGTATAGCAGCAGTTTCCTGTACTTATCCTTCTGAAAAGCACGACCCGCTTACCAATAGCAGTACCCAGATCCCCGATAGTACCTTCCGGTATGAAGTCCGCTTCCGTGATCAGCAACAGATAGAAAAAGTCATTTATAGTTTTGCAGAAAATTTTGATAATGTGAAACTGGAGAGATGCCTGGAATATATGGACGATAGCATCAGCGGTGAAATAGACGGCGTGGTACTCCATGGTAAAACACATTTCTCTGACCGTATCTTTGACCTGGCCGCCAGTGTGAAAGATGCACATTTTCAGCAACGTCACCTGCTGTCGAATATGCAGTTCGAAGCCACCACCAACGATACCGTAAAAGTAAGTATGTATTGTGCCAATGTCTGGACAGACCTCAAAAGCGGTGAGATAGACCTGCTCAGTGTAGGTTATTATAAAGGCAAGATGGTAAAGAAAAACGACAAATGGCTGATCGCCACTTTGAATTCATTACCCGATAGCAGACTGGTAAAGCGTTTTTATAACCTTCCACTGGATTCTGTCAACAAAAAACAGCCACTATAG
- a CDS encoding glycoside hydrolase family 3 N-terminal domain-containing protein produces the protein MMKKSIFTITLSFLGLAQVYAQEPVFRRADLPNETRVQDLLKTLTLQEKISLLGYNSPAIERLQIPAYNWWNEALHGIARGGESTVYPQAIGLSATFDPQLAKAVSGTISTEARAKYNLAVAQGRHVQYMGLNFWTPNINIFRDPRWGRGQETYGEDPYLTATMAGSFVNGLQGDDPQHLKTAACAKHFAVHSGPEADRHQFNAIVDEKDLRETYLYAFKKLVDGNVESIMCAYNRVNSQPCCTGNTLLQDILRREWRFTGQVVTDCWALEDIWTRHKTIPTRVEVAAAAIKAGVNLDCANILQDDVQKAMDNGWLTMADVDSALIHSLRTQMKLGLYNDAAHRPYAGYGADSVNNNWHKELARQAARESMVLLKNDGVLPLNKEKLSSMLVTGSNSASLEALMGNYHGLSGDMVTFVEGLTKAAGAGMAVQYDQGCDFTDTLHFGGIWASENCDVTVAVIGLTALQEGEDGDAFLAAHGGDKNSLSLPRSQVIFMQKLRAAHKKPIIAVITSGSAVDVAEIAPYADAVIMAWYPGEQGGNALADIIFGKYSPSGKLPLTFYKSISDLPDYKDYSMKNRTYRYFKGQTAWPFGFGMSYASFDYSWKQEPVANYKAGDTIRVAVNVSNSSQIAADEVVQAYISYPAVDRMPVKELKAFARVRTDKGGSKVAELSIPVSELQKWDMQQRQWKLYKGNYTIHVGPDSEHFKLSKPFNIKG, from the coding sequence ATGATGAAAAAAAGCATCTTTACTATTACCCTGTCTTTCCTGGGACTGGCGCAGGTTTATGCCCAGGAGCCGGTGTTCAGGCGGGCGGATCTGCCCAATGAAACAAGGGTTCAGGACCTGTTAAAAACCCTGACCCTGCAGGAAAAGATCTCTTTACTGGGCTATAACAGCCCGGCGATAGAGCGCCTGCAAATTCCTGCCTATAACTGGTGGAATGAAGCCCTGCACGGCATTGCCCGTGGTGGTGAATCTACCGTGTATCCGCAGGCGATAGGTTTATCGGCCACCTTTGATCCGCAGCTGGCAAAGGCCGTTTCCGGTACTATTTCCACGGAGGCCCGCGCCAAATACAACCTGGCAGTAGCACAGGGCAGGCATGTACAATACATGGGGCTTAATTTCTGGACCCCGAATATCAATATCTTCCGTGACCCACGCTGGGGCAGGGGACAGGAAACCTATGGGGAAGATCCCTACCTGACAGCTACCATGGCTGGTTCCTTCGTCAATGGCTTACAGGGAGATGATCCGCAGCACCTGAAAACAGCTGCCTGCGCGAAACACTTCGCAGTGCATAGCGGCCCTGAGGCCGACCGTCACCAATTCAATGCCATCGTAGACGAGAAAGACCTTCGTGAAACCTATCTCTACGCCTTCAAAAAATTGGTAGACGGCAATGTGGAATCTATCATGTGTGCCTATAACCGCGTTAACAGTCAGCCATGCTGCACCGGCAACACACTCCTGCAGGATATCCTGCGCAGAGAATGGAGATTTACCGGGCAGGTAGTGACCGACTGCTGGGCCTTGGAAGATATCTGGACACGACATAAAACGATTCCTACAAGAGTAGAAGTGGCAGCAGCAGCTATTAAGGCAGGTGTAAACCTCGACTGCGCCAACATCCTCCAGGATGATGTACAGAAAGCTATGGATAATGGCTGGCTGACAATGGCAGATGTAGACAGCGCACTGATACATTCGCTACGTACACAAATGAAGCTGGGACTGTACAACGATGCCGCGCACCGCCCATATGCAGGCTATGGTGCAGACAGCGTCAATAACAACTGGCATAAAGAACTGGCGCGCCAGGCAGCCCGCGAAAGCATGGTACTGCTGAAAAATGACGGCGTATTGCCACTGAATAAGGAGAAATTATCCTCCATGCTGGTTACCGGTTCCAACTCCGCTTCACTGGAAGCCCTCATGGGCAACTATCATGGACTCTCCGGTGATATGGTCACCTTCGTAGAAGGACTGACCAAAGCTGCCGGTGCAGGCATGGCCGTGCAATACGACCAGGGCTGCGACTTCACCGATACCCTTCATTTTGGAGGCATCTGGGCTTCTGAAAACTGCGACGTAACCGTGGCTGTTATCGGCCTGACCGCTTTGCAGGAAGGTGAAGACGGTGATGCATTCCTCGCTGCACATGGTGGCGATAAAAATTCATTGAGTCTGCCCCGCAGCCAGGTGATATTCATGCAGAAACTCCGTGCGGCACATAAGAAGCCTATCATCGCCGTAATTACCTCCGGTAGCGCCGTAGATGTGGCCGAAATTGCTCCCTATGCGGATGCCGTTATCATGGCCTGGTACCCGGGTGAGCAGGGAGGCAACGCACTCGCGGATATCATCTTCGGAAAATATTCCCCTTCCGGCAAACTCCCGCTGACATTCTACAAATCTATCAGCGATTTACCGGACTATAAGGATTACAGCATGAAAAACCGTACCTACCGCTATTTCAAAGGGCAAACAGCGTGGCCTTTTGGCTTCGGTATGAGTTATGCCAGCTTTGACTATTCCTGGAAACAGGAGCCAGTGGCTAATTATAAAGCCGGTGATACCATCCGTGTAGCCGTCAACGTAAGCAATAGCAGCCAGATAGCGGCTGATGAAGTAGTACAGGCTTATATCAGCTATCCTGCTGTAGACCGTATGCCGGTAAAAGAACTGAAAGCCTTTGCACGTGTTCGCACGGATAAAGGTGGCAGCAAAGTAGCTGAACTGAGTATCCCTGTAAGTGAATTGCAGAAATGGGATATGCAGCAACGCCAGTGGAAGCTCTATAAAGGCAACTATACCATTCATGTAGGACCGGATTCAGAACATTTCAAACTGTCGAAACCGTTCAACATAAAAGGTTAA
- a CDS encoding aldo/keto reductase, which yields MKITDIKGTVQLANGVQMPYFGLGVWRTNEGQEVIDAVKYALNAGYRHIDTAAVYGNEEGVGTAIANHATDRKDIFITTKVWNADQGYDTTIKAFETSLSKLKTDYLDLYLIHWPVKGKYKETWRALETLYAEGRVKAIGVSNFLQHQLEDLMQGAKVIPMVDQLEFHPRLVQPSLLDFTRQHNIQYEAWSPLMQGGIFDIPELKELAQKYAVSVAQLVLRWDLQKGVVTIPKSIQQKRIADNANVFGFEISAEDIAAIDALDKGTRVGPDPDNFNF from the coding sequence ATGAAAATTACAGACATTAAAGGAACAGTACAACTTGCAAACGGTGTTCAGATGCCATATTTCGGATTGGGCGTATGGAGAACCAACGAAGGACAAGAGGTGATTGATGCAGTGAAGTATGCACTGAACGCAGGTTACCGTCATATTGATACAGCAGCGGTTTATGGCAATGAAGAAGGTGTAGGTACCGCTATTGCCAATCATGCAACAGACAGAAAAGATATCTTCATCACTACGAAAGTTTGGAATGCCGACCAGGGATATGATACTACCATCAAAGCATTCGAAACATCTTTATCTAAACTGAAAACAGATTACCTGGATCTTTACCTGATCCACTGGCCGGTAAAAGGAAAGTATAAAGAAACCTGGCGCGCACTGGAAACACTGTATGCTGAAGGTCGTGTAAAAGCAATTGGTGTCAGCAACTTCCTGCAACATCAGCTGGAAGACCTGATGCAGGGCGCTAAAGTAATACCAATGGTAGACCAGCTGGAATTCCATCCACGTTTGGTGCAGCCATCCTTACTGGATTTCACCAGACAACACAACATCCAGTATGAGGCCTGGAGCCCGCTGATGCAGGGTGGTATCTTCGATATTCCTGAGCTGAAAGAACTGGCGCAGAAATATGCAGTTTCTGTTGCACAGCTGGTATTAAGATGGGACCTGCAGAAAGGCGTGGTGACCATTCCAAAAAGCATTCAGCAGAAAAGAATTGCAGACAATGCCAATGTCTTCGGATTTGAAATTTCTGCGGAAGATATAGCAGCGATTGATGCGCTGGACAAAGGTACCCGCGTAGGTCCTGATCCGGATAACTTCAATTTCTAG
- a CDS encoding VOC family protein encodes MSTTSSKSKYKNEQVQYIEFLSENLDRAAAFYSSSFGWEFTSYGPGYIGFEGDYVDGGFAQGKPVNGTVLVILYSTDLKATKKKVIAAGGTIVKDVFKFPGGSRFHFADPDGYELAVWSAE; translated from the coding sequence ATGTCAACCACTTCATCCAAAAGTAAATACAAAAACGAGCAGGTACAGTACATCGAATTTCTTTCTGAAAACCTTGACCGTGCCGCCGCATTTTATTCCAGCAGTTTTGGTTGGGAGTTCACCAGCTACGGCCCCGGATACATTGGATTTGAGGGTGACTATGTAGATGGCGGCTTCGCGCAAGGCAAACCAGTAAATGGTACTGTGCTTGTCATCCTTTATTCCACCGACCTGAAAGCTACTAAAAAGAAGGTGATCGCTGCTGGTGGCACTATTGTAAAAGATGTTTTCAAATTTCCCGGCGGAAGTCGTTTTCACTTTGCAGACCCCGATGGTTATGAACTGGCCGTTTGGTCGGCAGAATAA
- a CDS encoding glycoside hydrolase family 9 protein, with the protein MPFSLSFRHLFVCCLLPLAVSSQNVRVVTNHVGYETTQQKSAMLVSDRPVKPSGWTLIDDATNQVSASGQLADKGTVDKWRNLYFWRIDFSSFTTPGKYRLVVALPDHQYSSYAFSVGAHVLERQTISDVIYYFKGQRSSGLLDQADRHTGLLGTKDTIDAHGGWYDATGDYGKHLSHLSFSTYFNPQQISLTVWSLINTYDLLTHKPGTDYRQFNRRLLDEAMYGADYLTRMQAKNGSFYRSVSAPGPGKRAVDRIVRPEEKNYKIKVSKDQTAFTTGKDDNSWQSFQASYRSGGGIAIAALAKASMYDTSGEYSNKAYLQAAIRAFNYLEAHNKEMTNDGKENIVDDYCALSAAAGLLEATGDVRYKAAAEKRANSLLSRLSSWGRYRGYWRADDRDRPFFHPSDAGLPVVALLKYYPYADVKTQTAIRNGIAASLRFELAVTNEVNNPFGYSRQLVQDTLGNRRSSFFFPHGSEAAPWWQGENARLGSLATAARMAARLFAADKPFADSLRNFAGDQLNWILGLNPYDACMLQGTGHNNPAYGFFGTFEYTNAPGGIVNGITSGFEDENDIAFNIPYAVTGKDADWRWAEQWLPHTAWYLWAVAMGE; encoded by the coding sequence ATGCCCTTTTCACTATCCTTCAGACATTTGTTTGTATGCTGTCTGCTACCCCTGGCAGTAAGTTCACAGAACGTTCGCGTAGTCACCAATCATGTAGGCTACGAAACCACCCAACAGAAATCAGCGATGCTGGTTTCAGACCGGCCGGTTAAGCCTTCCGGCTGGACACTGATAGATGATGCCACCAACCAGGTTAGTGCCAGTGGCCAGCTGGCCGACAAGGGCACCGTCGATAAATGGCGAAACCTTTATTTCTGGCGCATCGATTTCTCCTCTTTTACCACTCCCGGAAAATACAGGCTGGTAGTAGCATTGCCCGATCATCAATACAGTTCCTATGCCTTTAGTGTAGGCGCGCACGTACTGGAGCGTCAGACGATCTCCGATGTTATATACTATTTCAAAGGACAGCGTAGCTCCGGGCTGCTGGACCAGGCAGACCGCCACACCGGCCTGCTCGGAACCAAAGATACCATTGATGCCCATGGCGGCTGGTACGATGCTACCGGTGATTATGGTAAACATCTTTCTCACCTGTCTTTCTCTACTTACTTCAATCCGCAACAGATATCACTCACGGTTTGGAGTCTGATCAATACCTACGACCTGCTCACCCATAAGCCGGGAACAGATTACAGGCAGTTTAACCGTCGTCTGCTGGACGAAGCCATGTATGGTGCGGATTATCTTACGCGTATGCAGGCGAAAAATGGTTCCTTTTACAGAAGTGTGAGTGCACCAGGGCCAGGAAAGCGTGCCGTAGACAGGATCGTGCGGCCCGAAGAGAAAAATTACAAAATCAAGGTTAGTAAAGACCAGACAGCTTTTACCACTGGTAAGGATGATAACAGCTGGCAGAGTTTTCAGGCGAGTTACCGCTCTGGTGGCGGTATTGCCATTGCTGCCCTGGCGAAGGCCTCTATGTATGATACCAGTGGAGAATATAGTAATAAGGCCTATTTACAGGCCGCCATCCGTGCATTTAACTACCTGGAAGCACATAATAAAGAGATGACCAATGATGGCAAAGAGAATATTGTAGATGATTATTGCGCATTGTCTGCCGCCGCAGGCTTACTGGAAGCTACCGGTGATGTGCGTTATAAAGCTGCCGCAGAAAAGCGCGCAAACAGTTTGCTGTCAAGGCTTTCCAGCTGGGGTAGGTATCGCGGCTACTGGCGCGCAGATGATAGGGACAGGCCCTTTTTCCATCCCAGCGATGCAGGATTGCCTGTGGTGGCCTTGCTGAAGTATTATCCCTATGCAGATGTTAAAACGCAGACGGCTATACGAAATGGCATAGCAGCCTCTCTGCGTTTTGAGCTGGCTGTAACCAATGAAGTCAATAACCCGTTTGGATATAGCCGGCAGCTGGTGCAGGATACACTGGGTAACAGGAGAAGCAGTTTCTTTTTTCCGCATGGTAGCGAGGCAGCGCCCTGGTGGCAGGGAGAAAATGCCAGGCTAGGCTCGCTTGCTACGGCAGCACGTATGGCAGCGCGGTTATTTGCAGCAGATAAACCATTCGCTGATAGTCTGCGCAATTTTGCCGGTGACCAGCTGAACTGGATACTGGGGTTGAATCCCTATGATGCCTGCATGTTACAGGGGACAGGGCATAATAACCCTGCCTACGGCTTCTTTGGTACATTTGAATATACCAATGCACCTGGCGGTATCGTGAATGGTATTACTTCCGGTTTTGAAGACGAAAATGATATCGCTTTTAATATCCCTTATGCGGTTACCGGCAAGGATGCCGACTGGCGCTGGGCCGAACAGTGGCTGCCCCATACTGCATGGTACCTCTGGGCAGTGGCGATGGGAGAATAA